One window of the Etheostoma spectabile isolate EspeVRDwgs_2016 chromosome 16, UIUC_Espe_1.0, whole genome shotgun sequence genome contains the following:
- the cdk5rap2 gene encoding CDK5 regulatory subunit-associated protein 2 isoform X5: protein MRDPCRICGVRLVGSQCRWIFSSSAQRKLQVILSHVLGWEVTRDGRGEFLCGKCVFQLEKVVQCDVNIGQLQDEHNRQIQKLQAEKDILIQCIIHVYNKNNPSQYKTCVENTSCKAPIRSTGVGSPDEEAVGQLASEGLFRESGSGHVENRMRRCVSLDRIASKGVCSGRSSLRSSRLGSAAGLNGSMKSISLRGTRHSSQSMYLDLVQRKGILPRPGFKDRSTSLQSLNRDFSFDTTPDPVPKTKLREPKVFVARHGVSDDQGRKVQAKALLRSSSSQSSMISDLIQLLRCIPKQQVSAPAGSHIPVLKRLNTGSLNPRAKRRHKEAEWKSLHNLTEEFDDEYTPVRVVESGDRQVEPCNKQLTEELTQAKSTNVNLTKTLEDTQKQNKTLLGKLEEKENELNSEKKNALKRDKTIQGLTQVLKEKEKEIAELCHEIEDRDDALAKAREAAHKAQLQKYQGVEEHQNLLMAKQTELAQLQGEHHAKVLEAQKLQRGLDRKEQELADMQQAKDQLEVELEDLQQQKKKGDKALNDLNNQLKKLGGEIRDRESALELQYQELLDQTTRKVQAHEVTIQRLTSNLADKEQQLQEYINMVRDFEQSKSPGGNDNVLSKLRQRLKEKEKALEQALDEKFAAIEEKDNEIHQLQLSLRERERDLDRLNNLLSYNKETIDSSDSLIKEKDVELQHLANTLKNLQRAKQDVEDNLNRSLREKDSIISQLQLSLEGKTKDMDVMSKSILSQSQTHARDLAEQMGQRLKVTEALLAEAVKARERLVADNESAVEGLLATISSKDQLIKESAEHYNRMLSERTQEIKELRKQLSDRQQQLATAETQGSTMAQEGYLETAELRALLAEKDGLINKLLQRGQERDPFLAEMRQKEEADQMFELRQTIQIMQEKMDEKEANLSRRNSEDHVENILLSKKTVVVLKKELAQKTEALNKALKRENELKITMAELQSLLSELEGRNEGQAANIESLTATLKTKDEIINVLHQRLGQRGDSRADHTQDQIIGSGMERPLPGLPQREKTMIGGDSQEEALPKLIALQQEHEALNKALRAEQQLYSSLVRTVKEQDSAQRLHALQLELTAVQLLRQQLEENIKTNEELRDDLEREIHRAKLREGMDLIDPKELESMRHQLEDAQRWNASLQARLGAIQNRGGGVGGTNDGGDTLSFIGDQTSYMSICVGDVQDDSLSLLSAQELRQKVLELQDCVSSLQTLNNELQNRLSLLEKSDHHAYNNKDQDVASSSPLKQQLEKTQEMQPVAHSSRTHHSSQDKESQTDVKLGQMVTGKLLGDMSMDSGLGQSREHARSGTLDAVEKDSRQRNTDVMTLKTLLSHCGTSSVSHLREELLRLRSENVKLRGLLKEQKSTEFKEKESTDTSGNSSDGQAELRRSVDTEAESKGHSKVLNPSKEQGEKNSNEVSDVDTPVTTELIVNTTEGMESPHTKGQLHSKSVKQHVTRHGAGVKSRLPVPVRLTVEASGSRQFVSSDNLKTDALQHLHLDGVNVSDQQLHADSNPLMSPQHSTSPSSTLRYSHCTGSPVGSDKGSKAGTTLDHTEADSALFTQLELLHQECQEKEILLKKLSEQLADWDELHAQLQEKDRLNCQYVEALQAAESTIAYLTACSLDSQGGFGSHTSPCTGSGAVGSDSALYSRCMELQKALQEKEELNNQLLELLNMAEKTITSTAGQEKIPEISDLCLKIEMALQQVNTSLNSQSPRSVFGGTEDSVQELKQHTDSLQEALWQQNGHNADAAVQHGYNSDQNGKCSRQIATQSLKEKESKEHQWGSGSSDNISFNPEMTKVLMNCLSAAESAVASLAAHCTNTSTLVSGRSLQTSPDLQMNLDKLQRALQEKKELGEPTELTTKSSSSRSTASPGTKGQLHQELHNNLCHLYKVFSDHYQRISELQASLQEERGRREENEVHRTVPDAKGLPPSVQFQLETLHKALREKKKSCKSLEEKLATALTSPETAQRALEQDDKGVQVDLQDLGYETSGKSENDREESSSTDLEVGVNPSCSASSLPSQHEQATFSSTENLDSTFSTPYPSSPALSSAKVSLKSLQVYDEYGVSKDPLLLQGQVRDLKVQLENQTKLISQMQSLLHRNSLSSDLVANTSDPSTVKSEDGTQREDLRQDRSYRSGQLGEKKEGENLAMKVKTSHLTTELERERTLNTSMSEQLQQTRSRSTSPARLDSLVQSQARELSQLRQQIKESRRLGTLHRQQLDDLNKAFKELLQAGKVDYYMGEAVKEQLDKSLSILDRLEGRLDKGEPCLDNEDMVALELSRRLAKELQEKNRLIQRLQSPCPQSQFRGQSPSSHNSSRSDLYHSDRNSSSCHSSPTTQSVNQAHSQRHHSDWTGVSVPPVGGAQEDSVSGYRDAASRLPALQRENWRLQDQLRGSEELNATLRSELDLHRSIMAQTSSHHQEQDQSHDQDGSGSQTQSDKQDGDICSQKNVVEQPCTMNSDLLAEHLQEIRSLRQRLEESIRTNDHLREQLEKRLAEVEKDPATNIFIHGKEEQGQLANEVRYLWGQNQALKEQLSLGSRDKQKENEKLRETLARRTAKLEQSRRECEALRQENSRLQERLEHSSQENSQLQESLHYSKEELHRLQCDVKLQRQQLSDSQHLLQSLRVELQVYEKIKTEAHKPNAGSSEATQDPHSGSVHLGELLLEIRHLRLQLERSIQTNTALRHRLEEQLLRGPNRSETININYLLSSPDEGVTRSPGREGCDPLRHSFQSHNEHTGLLHDEKRNACSEVDGRSFSSSSGESVSGAPSRLVPGHRMWANRNGRHILGLIEDYNALRKQISEGRKLSRNMDTQLQESLHTVRQQGSNNKVIEQEHLKSLSGSMSTMQHVLEEAGRLLKLVWRVSLPVGNTAVDGGNNQQDELLKNEIARLKSRLSQQERMLTGAVKRLRTTNQLKEGMEKVIIDQLYLTHGVLKKARGNLETNYCTLFGPKGLSGGPDGGGPSQWPVGDTTNLQTEQICVPVSTRTAGRHSESSEDRHSDASLHSSY, encoded by the exons ATGAGGGACCCGTGTCGTATATGTGGTGTTCGTCTGGTGGGAAGCCAGTGTCGCTGGATCTTCAGCTCATCAGCACAGAGGAAGCTACAAGTCATCTTGTCCCATGTGCTGGGCTGGGAGGTGACTCGTGATGGTCGTGGAGAGTTCCTCTGTGGGAAATGTGTATTCCAGTTGGAGAAGGTGGTACAATGTGATGTTAACATCGGCCAGCTGCAGGATGAACACAACCGTCAGATCCAGAAGCTGCAGGCGGAGAAAGACATCCTGATCCAGTGCATCATCCACgtctacaacaaaaacaaccctaGCCAGTACAAGACTTGCGTGGAAAATACCAGCTGCAAGGCCCCAATCAGGTCCACTGGGGTGGGCAGTCCTGATGAAGAGGCTGTGGGTCAGCTGGCCTCTGAAGGACTGTTCAGGGAGAGTGGAAGTGGTCATGTGGAGAATCGCATGAGAAGGTGTGTGAGTCTGGATCGCATTGCCAGTAAAGGGGTATGTTCAGGGCGCTCAAGCCTCAGAAGCAGCAGACTGGGATCAGCAGCAGGGCTCAATGGCTCGATGAAGAGCATTAGTCTCCGTGGCACACGGCACAGTTCGCAGAGCATGTACCTTGACCTAGTCCAACGTAAGGGCATACTGCCTAGACCTGGATTCAAAGATCGCTCCACATCCCTGCAGTCCCTCAATAGAGATTTTTCCTTTGACACTACTCCGGACCCTGTACCCAAAACAAAACTCAGAGAGCCCAAGGTGTTTGTTGCTAGACATGGTGTCAGTGATGACCAAGGAAGAAAGGTTCAGGCTAAAGCGCTGCTCCGCAGTTCTTCAAGTCAGTCTTCTATGATCTCTGACCTGATCCAGCTCCTGCGCTGCATCCCCAAGCAACAAGTCTCTGCCCCGGCAGGGAGCCACATCCCTGTCCTGAAGAGGTTAAATACTGGCTCTCTCAACCCCCGAGCCAAGCGCAGACACAAAGAGGCAGAATGGAAATCTCTGCACAACCTTACAGAGGAATTTGATGATGAATACACCCCTGTCAGAGTGGTGGAG AGTGGGGATAGGCAAGTGGAGCCCTGCAATAAGCAGCTGACAGAAGAGCTCACCCAGGCAAAGAGCACCAATGTCAACCTGACTAAAACACTGGAGGATacccagaaacaaaacaag ACCTTGTTAGGGAagctggaggagaaggagaatgaACTCAACTCTGAGAAGAAAAATGCTCTAAAGCGAGACAAAACTATTCAGGGGCTTACCCAGgtcttaaaagaaaaagaaaaagag ATTGCAGAGCTGTGTCATGAGATTGAGGACAGGGATGACGCTTTGGCCAAGGCTAGAGAGGCAGCACATAAAGCCCAACTGCAGAAATACCAG GGAGTAGAGGAGCACCAAAATCTATTAATGGCAAAGCAAACAGAGCTCGCCCAACTTCAGGGGGAACACCATGCCAAGGTGCTTGAAGCCCAAAAGCTACAGCGCGGCCTGGACAGGAAGGAGCAAGAGCTGGCTGACATGCAGCAGGCGAAGGACCAGCTAGAAGTGGAACTGGAGGACCTGcaacagcagaagaagaagggagacAAGGCCCTAAAT GATCTGAACAATCAGCTCAAAAAGCTAGGTGGTGAAATCAGGGACAGGGAGAGTGCTTTGGAGCTGCAGTACCAGGAACTGCTGGATCAAACCACAAGAAAAGTGCAGGCCCATGAGGTCACCATCCAGCGGCTTACATCCAATTTGGCTGATAAAGAGCAGCAGCTACAG GAGTACATAAACATGGTCAGAGACTTTGAGCAAAGCAAGAGTCCAGGAGGAAACGATAATGTGCTTTCCAAGCTGCGGCAAAggctgaaagaaaaagagaaggctCTGGAG CAAGCGCTGGATGAGAAGTTTGCTGCCATTGAGGAAAAAGACAATGAGATAcaccagctgcagctgtctctaagggagagggagagagacctTGACAGGCTCAATAACTTGCTCTCTTACAACAAGGAAACCATAGAT AGTTCTGACAGTCTGATCAAGGAGAAGGATGTGGAGCTGCAGCATCTTGCAAACACGCTAAAGAACCTGCAGAGAGCCAAGCAAGATGTAGAAGATAACTTAAACAGGTCACTGAGGGAGAAGGACTCAATCATCAGCCAGCTACAGCTCTCCCTGGAGGGCAAGACAAAGGATATGGAT GTAATGTCCAAATCGATACTGAGCCAGTCGCAGACTCATGCACGTGACCTAGCTGAACAGATGGGCCAGAGGTTAAAGGTTACAGAGGCTTTGTTGGCTGAGGCAGTGAAGGCCAGGGAAAGGCTGGTTGCTGACAATGAGAGTGCTGTGGAAGGACTGTTGGCTACAATCAGCAGCAAGGACCAGCTAATCAAG GAGTCTGCAGAGCACTACAACCGCATGCTGTCTGAGCGCACTCAAGAGATTAAGGAACTGAGGAAGCAACTGTCtgacaggcagcagcagctTGCCACTGCTGAGACGCAAGGCTCTACAATGGCCCAGGAGGGTTATTTAGAGACTGCAGAGCTCAGAGCCCTGCTTGCTGAAAAAGACGGCCTCATCAAC AAGCTTCTGCAGCGTGGTCAGGAGAGGGACCCGTTTCTGGCAGAGATGAGGCAGAAAGAGGAGGCCGATCAAATGTTTGAGCTCAGACAAACTATCCAAATCATGCAGGAGAAGATGGATGAGAAGGAAG CTAACCTGTCCAGGAGGAACAGTGAGGATCATGTGGAGAACATTCTGCTCTCAAAGAAGACAGTCGTCGTCCTAAAGAAGGAGCTAGCACAGAAAACCGAGGCACTGAATAAAGCACTGAAGAGGGAGAATGAGTTAAAG ATTACTATGGCAGAGCTACAGTCATTGCTATCTGAGCTGGAGGGCCGCAATGAAGGTCAGGCTGCTAATATTGAGTCCCTGACTGCAACCCTGAAAACCAAGGATGAGATTATCAAT GTTCTCCACCAGCGCCTTGGTCAGAGAGGGGACAGTCGGGCTGATCATACCCAGGATCAAATCATTGGCTCTGGCATGGAGAGACCACTCCCAGGGCTCCCTCAGAGAGAGAAAACCATGATTGGTGGAGATAGCCAGGAAGAA GCTTTGCCCAAGCTTATAGCGTTACAACAGGAGCATGAGGCTCTGAACAAAGCACTGAGAGCAGAACAGCAGCTCTACTCCAGCCTGGTCAGGACTGTAAAGGAGCAAGACAG CGCCCAGCGTCTCCATGCTCTGCAGCTGGAGCTGACAGCAgtgcagctccttaggcagcaGCTAGAGGAGAACATCAAAACTAATGAGGAACTAAGGGATGACTTGGAGAGAGAGATTCACAGAGCCAAACTCAGAGAAG GTATGGACCTGATTGATCCTAAAGAACTGGAGAGCATGAGACATCAGCTTGAAGATGCACAGCGCTGGAATGCTTCTCTGCAGGCTCGTTTAGGAGCCATACAGAACCGTGGAGGAGGGGTTGGTGGTACCAATGATGGTG gtgACACTTTGAGTTTCATTGGCGATCAGACTTCCTACATGAGTATCTGTGTGGGAGATGTACAAGATGACAGCTTGTCTCTACTCTCTGCACAGGAGCTTCGGCAGAag GTGTTGGAGCTGCAGGATTGTGTCAGCAGCCTGCAGACTTTAAACAACGAGCTGCAGAACCGGCTGTCATTATTGGAGAAGTCAGACCATCATGCTTACAACAACAAAGACCAAGACGTGGCCAGCAGTAGCCCCTTAAAACAG CAGCTTGAGAAGACGCAGGAGATGCAGCCTGTGGCTCACAGTAGCAGGACGCATCATTCCAGTCAGGATAAAGAGAGTCAGACAGACGTCAAACTAGGACAG atgGTTACTGGAAAGCTGTTGGGTGATATGAGTATGGACAGTGGCCTTGGCCAGAGTAGAGAGCATGCTCGGTCTGGAACTTTGGACGCTGTAGAGAAAGATTCTAGGCAGAGGAACACCGATGTAATGACACTTAAAACCCTGCTGAGTCATTGTGGGACTTCATCAGTCTCGCACCTTAG AGAGGAGCTGCTCCGACTAAGATCAGAAAATGTAAAGCTGCGGGGTCTCTTGAAAGAACAAAAATCTACAGAgtttaaagagaaagagagcacaGACACCTCAGGGAACAGCAGTGATGGACAGGCTGAATTGAGAAGGAGTGTGGACACGGAGGCAGAGTCAAAAGGTCACTCTAAGGTCCTTAATCCGTCGAAGGAACAGGGAGAGAAGAACTCTAATGAGGTGTCCGATGTGGATACCCCTGTCACCACTGAGCTAATTGTCAATACCACAGAGGGGATGGAGAGTCCACATACTAAAGGCCAGTTACACAGCAAGAGTGTAAAGCAGCATGTCACAAGGCATGGG GCTGGTGTAAAATCTCGCCTCCCGGTCCCTGTGAGGCTGACAGTGGAGGCAAGTGGTAGCAGGCAATTTGTGAGCTCTGACAATCTCAAAACTGATGCACTTCAGCACCTTCATTTAGATGGTGTAAATGTGTCTGACCAGCAACTGCATGCAGACTCCAACCCTCTCATGTCACCCCAGCACAGCACTTCCCCTTCTTCCACGCTCAGATATTCACATTGTACCGGCAGTCCAGTAGGGTCGGATAAGGGCTCTAAAGCCGGAACAACATTGGATCACACAGAGGCCGACTCTGCTCTTTTCACTCAGCTGGAGCTTCTCCACCAGGAGTGTCAAGAGAAAGAGATCCTCCTCAAGAAGCTAAGTGAGCAGCTAGCTGATTGGGATGAGCTCCACGCTCAGCTCCAGGAAAAGGATCGGCTCAATTGCCAGTATGTGGAGGCCTTACAGGCTGCAGAATCCACCATCGCTTACCTGACAGCCTGCAGTCTAGACAGCCAAGGAGGATTTGGGTCGCATACCAGTCCGTGTACAGGTTCTGGTGCTGTCGGTTCAGATTCTGCCCTGTACAGCAGATGCATGGAGCTGCAAAAAGCCCTACAGGAGAAGGAGGAGCTCAACAACCAGCTTTTAGAGCTTCTGAACATGGCAGAAAAAACAATCACCTCCACTGCTGGCCAagaaaagattccagaaatcAGTGATTTATGTTTAAAGATAGAGATGGCCTTGCAGCAGGTGAACACATCTTTAAATAGCCAGAGCCCAAGAAGTGTTTTTGGAGGCACAGAGGACTCTGTGCAAGAGTTGAAGCAACACACAGACTCTTTGCAGGAGGCACTGTGGCAGCAGAATGGGCATAATGCAGATGCTGCTGTTCAACATGGCTACAACAGCGACCAGAATGGGAAATGTTCAAGGCAGATAGCAACACAATCACTAAAGGAAAAGGAGTCAAAGGAACATCAGTGGGGTTCGGGAAGTTCGGATAATATTAGTTTCAATCCAGAGATGACTAAAGTTTTAATGAACTGCCTTAGTGCAGCAGAGTCTGCCGTTGCCTCTCTGGCAGCACACTGTACAAATACCAGCACCTTGGTTTCTGGTAGATCATTACAGACCAGTCCTGACCTGCAGATGAACTTAGACAAACTTCAGAGAGCCCTGCAAGAGAAGAAAGAACTAGGTGAACCCACTGAGTTAACCACAAAATCTAGCAGCAGTCGGTCCACTGCTTCACCTGGAACAAAGGGACAGCTTCACCAAGAACTCCATAACAACCTCTGCCACCTCTACAAGGTCTTCAGTGATCACTATCAGAGAATCTCTGAACTGCAGGCTTCCCTACAAGAAGAGAGGGGCCGTAGAGAGGAGAATGAGGTCCACAGGACTGTTCCGGATGCCAAGGGATTACCACCGAGTGTTCAGTTCCAACTGGAGACTCTCCATAAGGCACtgagggagaagaagaaatcATGTAAAAGCCTGGAAGAGAAACTGGCCACTGCTCTTACTTCCCCTGAAACTGCACAGAGAG CTCTGGAGCAGGATGACAAAGGCGTGCAGGTGGATTTGCAGGACCTGGGTTACGAAACCAGTGGCAAGAGTGAGAACGATAGGGAAGAGAGCAGTAGCACAG ATCTCGAGGTTGGTGTGAACCCTAGTTGCAGCGCCTCTAGCCTGCCTTCCCAACACGAGCAGGCCACCTTTTCCTCCACTGAAAACCTGGACTCAACCTTCAGCACGCCATACCCTAGTTCCCCAGCTCTCAGCTCTGCCAAG GTCAGTCTGAAAAGCCTGCAGGTCTATGATGAGTACGGTGTTTCTAAAGACCCTCTGCTACTTCAGGGACAAGTCAGAGACCTTAAGGTCCAGCTGGAAAACCAGACCAAACTCATCTCCCAAATGCAAAGTCTTTTGCATAGGAACTCTCTCTCCAGTGACCTAGTTGCCAACACCTCTGATCCCTCAACAGTCAAGAGTGAAGACGGGACACAGCGAGAGGACCTAAGGCAAGATAGGAGCTACAGAAGTGGGCAGCTTGGGGAGAAAAAGGAGGGTGAAAACCTGGCGATGAAGGTTAAAACCAGCCATTTGACTACGGAactggaaagagagaggacacTGAACACAAGCATGAGTGAACAGCTGCAGCAGACCCGCAGCCGTTCTACATCACCTGCAAG ACTGGACTCCCTGGTGCAGTCGCAAGCCAGGGAGCTGTCACAACTAAGGCAGCAGATCAAGGAGAGCCGTAGGCTTGGAACCCTGCATCGTCAGCAGCTGGATGATCTGAACAAGGCCTTTAAGGAACTGCTACAGGCCGGGAAAGTCGACTACTACATGGGGGAGGCGGTCAAAGAGCAGCTGGACAAAAGCCTGAGCATTCTGGACAGGCTGGAGGGACGGCTAGACAAAG GAGAGCCTTGTCTGGATAATGAGGACATGGTGGCCCTGGAACTGTCTCGTAG ATTGGCAAAAGAACTGCAGGAGAAGAACCGTCTGATCCAGAGGCTGCAGAGCCCGTGCCCGCAGAGCCAGTTCAGAGGCCAAAGTCCCAGCAGCCACAACAGCTCTCGCTCTGATCTGTACCACTCGGACCGGAACTCCTCCTCCTGCCACAGCAGCCCAACCACACAAAGTGTTAATCAAGCCCACA GCCAGCGACACCACTCTGATTGGACAGGAGTATCTGTCCCTCCTGTAGGAGGAGCTCAGGAAGACAGTGTGTCTGGTTACAGGGATGCAGCCAGCAGACTGCCGGCCCTGCAGAGGGAGAACTGGCGACTACAGGATCAGCTGAGGGGCAGCGAGGAGCTCAACGCCACCCTGCGCAGTGAACTGGACCTTCATCGCTCAATTATGGCCCAGACCAGCTCCCACCATCAGGAACAGGATCAAAGCCATGACCAGGATGGTTCAGGGTCTCAGACGCAGTCTGATAAACAAGATGGAGACATTTGCTCACAAAAGAATGTTGTTGAACAGCCTTGCACAATGAATTCAG ACTTGCTGGCAGAACATCTGCAGGAGATCCGCAGTTTGCGACAGCGCCTGGAGGAGAGCATCCGCACAAATGACCATCTCAGGGAACAGCTGGAGAAGAGACTAGCGGAGGTGGAGAAAGATCCAG CCACCAACATCTTTATCCATGGCAAAGAGGAGCAGGGTCAGCTGGCCAACGAGGTGCGATACCTCTGGGGACAAAACCAAGCCCTGAAGGAACAGCTCAGTCTGGGGTCTAGAG ACAAGCAGAAGGAGAACGAGAAACTACGGGAGACTCTGGCCAGGCGGACAGCCAAACTGGAGCAGAGCAGGAGGGAGTGTGAAGCTCTGAGGCAAGAAAACAGCCGACTGCAGGAGAGGCTGGAGCACAGCAGCCAAGAAAACTCCCAGCTGCAGGAGTCCCTGCACTACAGCAAGGAAGAGCtgcacag GTTGCAGTGTGATGTGAAGCTCCAGAGGCAGCAGCTTTCTGACTCGCAGCATCTTCTGCAGTCACTGCGGGTGGAGCTGCAAGTTTACGAAAAGATCAAGACTGAAGCTCACAAACCCAACG CAGGATCCAGTGAGGCTACCCAGGACCCTCACTCTGGCTCAGTCCACCTCGGCGAGCTGTTGTTGGAGATCAGACACCTGAGGCTGCAGCTGGAGAGGAGCATCCAGACCAACACCGCACTGCGACACCGGCTGGAGGAGCAGCTGCTCAGAGGACCCAACCGCTCTGAAACCATCAACATCAACTACCTGCTGTCCTCTCCAG ATGAAGGAGTTACCAGGTCACCAGGTCGTGAAGGCTGCGATCCTCTCCGTCACTCATTTCAGAGTCACAACGAACACACTGGTCTTCTCCATG